A genomic region of Nostoc sp. UHCC 0702 contains the following coding sequences:
- a CDS encoding response regulator produces MHDFVVNLFSAGSFIPHGHCYLWKPGLVWLHLISDTIIALAYYSIPLTLFYFVRKRQDLPFYWIFLLFAAFIISCGTTHMAEIWTLWYPTYWLSGMLKAATAIISLFTAIELVPLVPQALALPSPTQLSQANRALHAQIAERLQVENQLRKLQNELEQRVQLRTAELVKVNQQLQQEIDERHRTEAALRVSRERLVLAQQVGKIGTFEWNVQTGELIWTEEMEALFGLVPGSFEGSYEHWLKRLHPDDRPGADIAAQQTITQKADFDTECRIILPDGRIRWVAAKAKIFDDHTGKPDRLIGVNMDITDRKQAEAEREQLLLREQTAREQAEAANRIKDEFLAVLSHELRSPLNPILGWTKLLQTGTLDEQKTKHALATIERNANLQTQLIGDLLDVSRILQGKLNLNIALVDLATTIRSAIETVCLAAQAKSIQIQTVLHNPVVKVAGDSGRLQQIIWNLLSNAVKFTPEGGRVDVRLEEVEHYAQITVSDTGKGINPDFLAYVFDHFRQEDGSTTRKFGGLGLGLAIVRHLTELHGGTVTAQSPGVGQGATFTLRIPVIKTAELENAGNANSATNELGTSPLAGLSILVVDDHADTRDYISFLLAEAGATVILAASADEALQLLMQSMPDILLSDIGMPDMDGYTLIRQVRSLPSEQGGDILAIALSAYAGEMNQQQALAAGFQQHISKPVEPEHLLRTITSLGGAIAGLVKHP; encoded by the coding sequence ATGCACGACTTTGTAGTTAATTTGTTTAGTGCAGGCTCATTTATTCCTCATGGTCACTGCTACCTGTGGAAGCCAGGGTTAGTTTGGTTGCATTTAATTTCTGATACGATTATTGCCCTTGCTTACTATTCGATTCCCTTGACGTTGTTCTACTTCGTTCGCAAGCGGCAAGATTTACCTTTCTACTGGATATTTTTGTTATTCGCAGCTTTTATTATCTCCTGTGGGACAACGCACATGGCCGAGATTTGGACACTCTGGTATCCTACCTATTGGCTATCTGGTATGCTCAAAGCTGCAACTGCGATCATTTCATTGTTTACAGCCATAGAACTTGTACCGTTGGTGCCCCAAGCGCTAGCGCTACCTAGTCCCACCCAATTGTCCCAAGCAAACAGGGCATTACACGCCCAAATTGCGGAACGCTTGCAAGTTGAAAATCAACTCAGAAAACTGCAAAATGAGCTTGAGCAGCGTGTACAACTCAGAACTGCTGAACTGGTGAAAGTTAACCAGCAATTACAACAAGAAATTGATGAGCGACATCGTACAGAAGCTGCCTTACGAGTCAGTCGTGAGCGGTTGGTTTTAGCACAACAAGTTGGTAAAATAGGCACTTTTGAATGGAATGTCCAAACCGGAGAATTGATCTGGACAGAAGAGATGGAAGCCTTATTTGGGCTTGTACCTGGAAGTTTTGAGGGTAGCTATGAGCATTGGTTAAAACGATTACACCCAGACGATCGCCCTGGCGCAGATATTGCCGCCCAACAAACTATTACACAAAAAGCCGACTTTGACACCGAATGTCGGATTATACTTCCTGATGGTAGGATTCGCTGGGTAGCTGCCAAGGCAAAGATTTTTGATGATCACACAGGTAAACCTGATCGGTTGATTGGGGTGAATATGGACATTACCGATCGCAAACAGGCAGAAGCCGAACGAGAACAACTGCTGTTGCGGGAACAAACTGCGCGTGAGCAAGCAGAAGCAGCAAACCGGATCAAAGATGAGTTTCTGGCGGTGTTGTCCCATGAATTGCGATCGCCCTTGAATCCAATTCTCGGTTGGACGAAGCTGTTACAAACCGGTACTCTTGACGAGCAAAAGACAAAGCACGCCCTAGCAACAATCGAGCGCAATGCTAACTTGCAAACCCAACTGATTGGAGATTTACTTGATGTCTCTCGTATCCTGCAAGGCAAACTGAATCTCAACATTGCTTTGGTTGATTTGGCCACAACGATTCGCTCAGCAATAGAAACAGTGTGTCTCGCCGCCCAAGCCAAGTCAATTCAAATTCAAACAGTGCTGCATAACCCGGTTGTCAAGGTTGCAGGAGATTCCGGTCGGCTTCAGCAAATTATCTGGAATTTGCTGAGCAATGCTGTGAAGTTTACACCCGAAGGTGGACGGGTAGACGTTCGACTGGAGGAGGTAGAACATTATGCCCAGATCACAGTCAGCGATACGGGCAAGGGTATCAATCCCGACTTTTTAGCTTACGTATTTGACCATTTCCGTCAGGAGGATGGTAGTACAACCCGAAAATTTGGTGGATTAGGACTAGGGTTGGCAATTGTCCGCCATCTCACAGAATTACACGGTGGCACTGTGACTGCCCAAAGTCCAGGCGTTGGGCAGGGAGCAACTTTTACCCTCAGGATACCAGTAATTAAGACCGCCGAATTAGAGAACGCAGGCAATGCCAATTCTGCAACCAATGAACTTGGCACTTCACCTCTTGCAGGTCTTTCTATCTTGGTTGTAGATGATCATGCAGATACCCGCGATTATATCAGCTTTTTGTTGGCAGAAGCTGGCGCAACTGTGATTTTAGCTGCATCCGCAGATGAAGCACTGCAACTATTAATGCAATCAATGCCAGACATCTTACTCAGTGATATCGGAATGCCCGATATGGATGGGTATACCTTGATTCGGCAAGTGCGATCGCTACCATCTGAGCAAGGTGGAGACATTTTGGCCATCGCCCTAAGTGCCTATGCGGGAGAAATGAACCAGCAACAAGCACTAGCAGCAGGCTTTCAACAGCACATCTCTAAACCTGTCGAGCCAGAACATTTGCTGCGGACAATCACTTCCCTTGGCGGTGCGATCGCTGGACTAGTCAAGCACCCTTGA
- a CDS encoding amino acid adenylation domain-containing protein — protein MSEYIFNSLTADEELKFSEEAEVFVFPTSFAQQRLWFLHQLAPDNPFYNVSTALRLTGCLNFTALKQTFNEIVRRHETLRTTFVMVQQPVQAIPAESCANAPSLSIPLPLIDLRNFHSPERDTQVQQIATQEAQRPFNLTTGPLLRVKLLQLDEAEYVLLLNLHHIVADGWSIGVLIRELGILYKAFTENQPYLTTNQSLSTPLPELPIQYADFAQWQREWLQTAGANGISPLQTQLAYWQKQLNGISLLHLPTDRLRPAVPTYKGAKQFLELPQDLTQALEALSYNEGVTLFMTILAAFQTLLYRYTQQEDITVGSPIANRNRSELEGLIGFFVNSLVLRTDFSGNPTFRELLNRVREVTLGAYAHQDLPFEKLVEELHPERDLSYHPFFQVVLSLQNTPIQALELPGLTLSLLEFDSKTAKLDLEFHLWRDWESLKGQMVYSTDLFDDPTITRMLGHFQTLLESIITNPEQHLSDLSLLTVGEQQELLIDWNNTKRDYQKNKCFHQLFEAQTEETPDAIALVFDDEQLSYKQLNIYSNQLAHYLQKIGVETESLIGICVERSPQMIIALLAILKAGGAYLPLDPSLPQERLNFMLEDAQVSVLLTQEKLLNHFENFSNPIICIDKDWATITQHSQENPTNSVTSDNLAYVIYTSGSTGKPKGVLLQHRGLSNLAKAQMEVFNLQPSNRILQFASLSFDASIFEIVMALQTGATLYLATKESLLPGQPLLQLLREKAITHVTLPPAVLAVLPTKSLPALQTIICAGEPCTDDIFKRWCNSQRQFFNAYGLTEATVWSTVAEIKSLSEKTSIGRPITNTQIYILDQYLQPLPIGIAGELYIGGEGLAQGYINQAKLTAEKFITNPFSNNKGARLYKTGDLARYRPDGNIEFLGRIDNQVKIRGFRIELLEIETVLTQHQTVQKAVVIVNVDKYLVAYIIPYGETQNLPSLLRKFLKEKLPEYMIPKAFVVLDYLPLTVSGKVDRLALTKLHSPTSRSIDKTFIAPRTPTELMLAKIWAEVLNVERVGIHDNFFDLGGDSLLTVRLMKQIHKQFERELPLSTLFLNPTIASLATSLSDTDSLPWSPLVPIQPAGSSPAFFCVHPIFGVVFPYYELAAALGKNQPFYGLQPIGLDGKTPLTRIEDMASHYIQALRQVQPQGPYFLGGWSFGGWVAFEMAQQLQKSGEEVALLAMLDTLAPIPGNIPSLGNGLKFMLTTVGRYIWPFFLDYSYLIMAIAKHRINSLTSRLTNFNKIARSLETNLFSHLLLKEDAKVNVIPEQSKLRLLSELAIRPMLRVFYANNQAVINYVPQPYPQRINLFRTKVQSSITKEDLSMGWDQLAVGGTEIHHIPGNHLTMLRKPHIQVLAAQLKASIEKAQNFR, from the coding sequence ATGAGCGAATATATTTTCAATAGTCTCACAGCTGATGAAGAACTTAAATTTTCTGAAGAAGCAGAGGTTTTCGTTTTTCCCACTTCTTTCGCCCAGCAGCGATTGTGGTTTCTTCACCAGTTAGCACCGGACAACCCATTCTACAACGTGTCAACAGCACTTCGCCTGACAGGTTGCCTCAACTTCACAGCCTTAAAGCAGACATTCAACGAAATTGTACGTCGCCACGAAACCTTACGCACTACGTTTGTGATGGTACAGCAACCAGTGCAGGCGATTCCGGCAGAAAGCTGCGCTAACGCACCCAGCTTAAGCATACCTCTTCCCCTAATAGATTTACGCAATTTCCACAGCCCAGAACGCGATACACAAGTGCAACAAATCGCAACCCAAGAGGCTCAACGTCCTTTCAATCTCACCACTGGGCCATTGCTGCGAGTCAAGCTGCTACAACTAGATGAAGCAGAATATGTGCTGCTGCTAAATCTACATCACATTGTTGCCGATGGCTGGTCAATTGGAGTGCTAATTAGAGAATTAGGGATATTATACAAAGCTTTTACAGAAAATCAGCCATATTTGACCACAAACCAGTCCCTATCTACACCCTTGCCAGAGCTACCCATTCAATATGCAGATTTCGCCCAATGGCAACGGGAGTGGCTGCAAACAGCAGGAGCAAACGGCATCTCGCCCTTACAAACCCAGTTAGCTTATTGGCAAAAGCAACTAAACGGAATTTCGCTGCTGCATCTCCCCACCGACCGACTCAGACCAGCAGTTCCTACCTACAAGGGTGCGAAACAATTTCTGGAACTACCACAAGATTTAACTCAGGCGTTGGAGGCACTTAGCTATAACGAAGGTGTAACCTTGTTCATGACCATACTTGCAGCGTTTCAGACTTTGCTCTATCGTTACACCCAGCAAGAGGATATTACAGTAGGTTCACCTATAGCTAATCGCAACCGTAGCGAGCTAGAAGGGTTAATTGGTTTTTTTGTCAATAGTTTGGTGCTACGTACAGATTTTTCCGGGAACCCGACGTTTCGAGAATTGTTGAATCGAGTGCGAGAGGTAACTTTAGGGGCCTATGCTCATCAGGATTTGCCTTTTGAAAAGCTGGTAGAGGAACTTCACCCAGAGCGAGATTTGAGCTATCATCCTTTTTTTCAGGTTGTATTGAGCCTGCAAAATACTCCCATCCAAGCGCTAGAGTTACCTGGCTTAACGCTTTCTTTATTAGAGTTCGACAGCAAAACTGCAAAGCTTGATTTAGAGTTTCATCTGTGGCGGGACTGGGAAAGTTTGAAAGGACAAATGGTGTATAGTACCGATTTATTTGATGATCCAACCATTACCCGGATGCTGGGACATTTCCAAACGCTCTTAGAAAGCATTATCACCAATCCAGAACAGCATCTTTCAGATTTGTCTTTGCTGACTGTGGGAGAACAACAAGAGTTATTAATTGATTGGAATAACACTAAAAGAGACTACCAAAAAAACAAGTGTTTTCATCAGTTATTTGAGGCGCAGACAGAAGAAACTCCCGACGCGATCGCACTAGTATTTGATGATGAACAACTCAGCTACAAACAGTTAAATATATATAGCAACCAACTAGCACATTATCTGCAAAAAATAGGTGTAGAAACCGAATCTTTAATAGGCATTTGTGTAGAGCGATCGCCACAGATGATCATCGCATTATTAGCCATCCTCAAAGCAGGTGGAGCATACCTGCCTTTAGATCCCAGCCTACCCCAAGAGCGTCTTAACTTCATGCTAGAAGATGCACAAGTTTCAGTATTACTAACACAAGAAAAGTTGCTCAACCATTTTGAAAACTTCTCCAATCCAATTATTTGCATAGATAAAGATTGGGCAACTATTACACAACACAGCCAAGAAAACCCAACCAACAGCGTCACATCTGACAATCTAGCTTATGTGATCTACACCTCTGGCTCAACAGGAAAGCCTAAAGGCGTTTTGCTCCAGCATCGAGGATTATCTAACTTAGCAAAAGCTCAAATGGAGGTTTTCAACTTACAACCAAGTAACCGCATTTTGCAATTCGCATCATTAAGTTTTGATGCTTCAATTTTTGAGATTGTCATGGCACTGCAAACAGGAGCAACTCTTTATTTAGCAACCAAAGAATCCCTTTTACCCGGACAACCTTTGCTGCAATTATTGCGCGAAAAAGCTATTACTCATGTTACCCTTCCGCCAGCAGTGTTAGCAGTTCTACCGACAAAATCACTTCCGGCATTACAAACTATTATTTGTGCAGGTGAACCCTGCACCGATGATATTTTCAAACGTTGGTGTAACTCTCAACGTCAGTTTTTTAATGCTTACGGGCTGACTGAAGCAACAGTTTGGTCAACCGTTGCAGAAATTAAATCTCTGAGTGAAAAAACATCCATTGGTCGCCCTATTACTAACACGCAAATTTATATATTAGATCAGTATTTACAACCTTTACCAATTGGAATTGCTGGCGAATTATATATAGGTGGTGAGGGATTGGCACAAGGCTATATTAACCAAGCAAAATTAACTGCTGAAAAATTTATTACCAATCCTTTTAGTAATAACAAAGGAGCGCGACTTTACAAGACGGGTGATTTAGCTCGGTATCGACCAGACGGTAATATTGAATTTTTAGGACGCATCGATAATCAAGTAAAAATTCGTGGTTTCCGTATTGAATTATTAGAAATTGAAACAGTGCTGACTCAGCATCAAACTGTGCAAAAAGCAGTAGTAATTGTTAATGTTGATAAGTACTTGGTGGCTTATATTATTCCCTATGGAGAGACGCAAAATTTACCGTCTTTACTCAGGAAATTTTTAAAAGAAAAATTACCAGAATACATGATACCAAAAGCTTTTGTAGTGCTGGATTATCTGCCGCTAACAGTTAGTGGCAAAGTAGATCGTTTAGCGCTAACAAAACTCCACAGTCCGACTAGCCGCTCAATAGATAAAACATTTATCGCTCCTCGTACTCCAACCGAATTAATGTTGGCAAAAATTTGGGCTGAAGTCCTGAATGTTGAGCGTGTGGGTATTCACGATAACTTCTTCGACTTGGGAGGAGATTCACTGTTAACTGTACGCCTGATGAAGCAGATACACAAACAATTTGAGCGTGAATTACCGCTATCTACCTTATTTTTAAATCCCACAATTGCAAGTTTAGCAACTTCTCTATCAGACACAGACTCTCTACCGTGGTCTCCCTTAGTTCCAATTCAACCTGCTGGTTCAAGTCCAGCTTTTTTCTGCGTCCATCCAATTTTTGGTGTTGTCTTTCCTTATTACGAATTAGCTGCTGCTTTGGGAAAAAATCAGCCATTTTATGGGCTACAACCTATTGGACTTGACGGAAAAACTCCTCTAACTCGTATTGAAGATATGGCTAGCCATTACATTCAAGCATTGCGTCAAGTGCAGCCCCAAGGCCCTTATTTTTTAGGAGGCTGGTCTTTTGGAGGTTGGGTTGCTTTTGAAATGGCTCAACAACTGCAAAAGTCTGGGGAAGAAGTGGCTCTACTGGCCATGCTTGACACTTTAGCACCAATTCCGGGCAATATACCTTCTTTGGGTAATGGTCTCAAATTTATGCTGACTACAGTGGGGAGATATATATGGCCCTTTTTCCTCGATTATTCCTATCTAATTATGGCGATCGCTAAGCATCGAATTAACAGTTTAACTTCTCGGTTGACTAATTTTAATAAAATTGCGCGATCGCTCGAAACAAATTTGTTCTCTCACTTACTCCTGAAAGAGGATGCCAAAGTTAACGTTATACCTGAACAATCCAAGTTAAGACTTTTAAGCGAGTTAGCAATTCGTCCCATGCTTCGTGTTTTCTATGCCAATAACCAAGCAGTTATCAACTACGTTCCGCAACCGTATCCTCAACGAATTAATCTTTTCAGAACAAAGGTGCAGTCAAGCATTACCAAGGAAGATTTAAGTATGGGTTGGGATCAGCTAGCTGTGGGAGGAACGGAAATTCATCATATTCCTGGTAATCACTTAACTATGCTGAGAAAACCCCATATCCAAGTTCTCGCCGCACAGCTAAAAGCCTCTATTGAGAAAGCACAAAATTTCAGATAA
- a CDS encoding amino acid adenylation domain-containing protein yields MSSEEVFVFPVSFAQQRLWFLDQLIPNNTIYNVPTVIRLTGSLNLTALEQTFNEIVRRHETLRTTFIVLDGQPLQAITPSLTVPIAVLDLQELPAEQQEIQAKCIVTADIESPFDLSSGPLLRVILLVLSQTEHILLLNMHHIICDDWSIGVLIRELGTLYAAFTQNQPSSLVELPLQYADFAHWQREWLQKEVLQTQLTYWREQLNGISILHLPTDKPRPAIQSYQGGTQFLELPKKLIDALEKLSQQAGVTLFMTLLAAFQTLLYRYTNQEDIAIGSPIANRNHSEIEGIIGFFANSLVLRSNLSGNPTFRELLGRVREVTLGAYSHQDLPFEKLVEQLQPERNLSHHTLFQVVFGFQNAPMSALELPGLVPSLMNIDLKKTRFDLELHLWKCSEDFRSLWGRNWQYSEGLRGIIVYNTDLFEQATISRMVEHFKTLLSGIVANPEQKIANLPLLSEVERHQVLVEWNNTQADYPQNKCIHQLFEEKVQQYPDAIAVDFNNHQLTYQELNTCSNKLAQYLQKNGVCSEISVGICISQSIEMIIGLLAIIKAGGVYVPLDFSYPQERLSFILEDAQIAVLLTQENLLKHFAGFSKPIICIDKDWEIISQEKEGNPQSNLNSDNLAYIIYTSGSTGKPKGVAVPHKAVNRLVCNTNYIKLSPSDKIAQASNASFDAATFEIWGALLNGAQLVGISKDVTLSPHKLALQLREKGINVLFLTTALFQQVVRDVPQAFATLKYFLFGGETVDIKSIKKIFKHGASNHLIHVYGPTENTTFSSYHYVQELPESATSVPIGRPIKNTQLYILDTHLQPVPIGVIGEIYIGGEGLAREYLNCTELTAKHFIPHPFNNNPKTRLYKTGDLARYRPDGNIEFFGRIDNQVKIRGFRIELSEIEAVLSQHPVVKETVVIAAEDVPHDKYLVAYIIHNQDQILTREAQSFASLLRQFLKEKLPEYMVPRAYVLLESLPLTPNGKVDRRALPMPDTITFSNQDYVAPRSQLEELLAEIWAKVLGKQQVGVHDNFFELGGHSLLATQLTSRIRDTFQIDLPVGNLFEAPTVEQLAEYIDTMSWVAKGVDKPESRGTQREEVEF; encoded by the coding sequence ATGTCTTCTGAAGAAGTCTTCGTTTTTCCAGTATCTTTTGCTCAACAACGGTTATGGTTCCTCGACCAATTAATCCCCAACAATACTATCTACAATGTGCCGACAGTAATTCGCTTAACAGGTTCGCTTAACTTAACGGCATTAGAACAGACTTTTAACGAAATTGTGCGTCGTCATGAAACCTTACGCACCACGTTTATAGTGTTAGATGGACAACCCCTACAGGCAATTACACCGAGTTTAACAGTACCTATTGCTGTATTAGACCTCCAGGAATTACCCGCTGAACAACAGGAGATTCAAGCAAAGTGCATTGTGACCGCAGACATAGAAAGTCCTTTTGATTTATCCTCCGGGCCATTGCTGCGAGTAATCCTGCTTGTGCTTTCCCAGACAGAACATATTCTATTACTGAATATGCACCATATTATCTGCGACGATTGGTCTATTGGGGTGCTAATTCGGGAACTGGGAACGCTGTACGCAGCTTTTACACAAAACCAGCCTTCCTCTCTAGTAGAACTGCCTCTTCAGTACGCCGATTTTGCTCATTGGCAACGTGAATGGCTGCAAAAAGAAGTACTGCAAACCCAGTTAACTTACTGGCGGGAGCAATTAAACGGTATTTCTATACTGCATCTGCCTACTGACAAACCAAGACCAGCTATACAAAGCTATCAAGGAGGAACACAATTTTTAGAGTTACCGAAAAAGCTAATTGATGCACTAGAAAAGCTGTCACAGCAAGCAGGTGTCACCTTATTTATGACGCTACTGGCAGCATTTCAAACGTTACTTTACCGCTACACAAACCAAGAAGATATCGCCATAGGTTCGCCTATTGCTAACCGTAACCATAGCGAAATTGAAGGAATAATTGGTTTTTTTGCCAATAGTTTAGTACTACGCAGTAACTTATCTGGAAACCCCACTTTTCGGGAACTACTAGGCAGAGTACGGGAGGTAACATTAGGAGCATATAGCCACCAAGATTTGCCGTTTGAAAAGTTAGTAGAACAACTGCAACCAGAGCGAAACTTGAGCCACCATACCCTATTTCAAGTGGTGTTTGGTTTTCAAAATGCGCCGATGTCAGCCTTAGAACTGCCTGGATTAGTACCTAGCTTGATGAATATTGACTTGAAAAAAACGCGTTTTGATTTGGAACTGCATCTGTGGAAGTGTTCTGAGGATTTTAGGAGTTTATGGGGTCGAAACTGGCAGTATTCTGAAGGTCTCCGGGGCATAATAGTTTACAATACAGATTTGTTTGAACAAGCCACTATTAGCCGGATGGTGGAACATTTTAAAACTCTGTTGTCTGGTATTGTTGCAAATCCAGAACAAAAAATTGCCAATTTACCATTATTAAGTGAAGTGGAGCGACATCAGGTATTAGTGGAATGGAATAACACCCAAGCAGATTATCCTCAAAATAAGTGTATCCATCAATTGTTTGAAGAAAAAGTACAACAATATCCTGATGCTATAGCAGTAGACTTTAATAATCATCAACTCACTTATCAAGAGTTGAATACTTGCAGCAATAAGCTAGCACAATACTTACAAAAAAACGGAGTCTGTTCAGAAATTTCAGTTGGTATTTGTATTTCGCAGTCTATAGAAATGATCATCGGTTTATTGGCTATTATCAAAGCAGGGGGAGTGTATGTTCCATTAGACTTTAGTTATCCTCAAGAACGCCTAAGTTTTATACTTGAAGATGCACAAATTGCAGTATTGCTGACACAAGAAAACTTGCTCAAGCATTTTGCAGGTTTCTCAAAACCAATTATTTGTATAGATAAAGATTGGGAAATTATTAGCCAAGAAAAGGAAGGCAATCCCCAAAGCAATTTAAATAGTGATAATTTAGCCTATATTATTTATACCTCTGGTTCTACAGGAAAACCCAAGGGAGTGGCTGTACCTCACAAAGCTGTAAATCGGTTAGTGTGTAATACTAACTATATAAAATTGTCACCATCTGACAAAATTGCCCAAGCCTCCAACGCTTCTTTTGATGCAGCGACATTTGAGATTTGGGGAGCGCTACTGAACGGCGCTCAACTTGTGGGAATTAGTAAAGATGTAACCCTTTCGCCTCACAAATTAGCATTACAACTACGAGAAAAAGGTATCAACGTTCTGTTTTTGACCACTGCTTTATTCCAACAGGTTGTGAGAGATGTTCCGCAAGCTTTTGCTACCTTGAAATATTTTTTATTTGGTGGCGAAACTGTTGATATTAAATCGATTAAGAAGATTTTTAAGCATGGTGCTAGCAACCATTTAATTCATGTTTATGGCCCTACAGAGAATACAACATTTTCCTCTTATCATTACGTACAAGAGTTACCAGAATCAGCCACATCTGTTCCTATTGGTCGTCCTATTAAAAACACGCAGCTTTATATATTAGATACCCATTTACAACCTGTGCCTATTGGTGTGATTGGCGAAATATATATTGGTGGAGAAGGGCTAGCACGAGAATATCTCAATTGTACTGAATTAACTGCTAAACACTTTATTCCTCATCCTTTTAATAATAATCCCAAAACACGTCTTTATAAAACGGGTGACTTAGCTCGGTATCGACCAGATGGTAATATTGAATTTTTCGGTCGCATTGACAATCAAGTAAAAATTCGCGGCTTCCGCATTGAGTTGTCGGAAATTGAAGCGGTGCTGAGTCAACATCCCGTAGTGAAAGAAACAGTCGTCATTGCTGCTGAGGATGTACCTCATGATAAATACTTGGTGGCTTATATTATTCACAATCAGGATCAGATATTGACGCGAGAAGCGCAAAGCTTTGCGTCCTTACTTCGGCAATTCCTCAAAGAAAAGTTACCAGAATACATGGTGCCAAGAGCCTATGTGCTGTTGGAATCTCTACCTCTAACGCCTAATGGCAAAGTGGATCGTCGTGCTTTGCCCATGCCTGATACAATTACTTTCAGTAACCAAGATTATGTGGCACCGCGATCGCAACTCGAAGAGTTACTTGCAGAAATTTGGGCTAAAGTCTTGGGAAAACAGCAAGTAGGCGTCCACGATAATTTCTTTGAATTGGGCGGTCATTCTCTACTGGCGACTCAGCTAACTTCCCGCATACGTGACACCTTCCAAATAGATTTGCCTGTAGGCAATTTGTTTGAAGCGCCAACTGTTGAACAACTTGCTGAGTATATTGACACAATGTCTTGGGTAGCAAAAGGTGTGGATAAGCCTGAAAGTAGGGGAACTCAGCGAGAAGAAGTGGAATTTTGA